The Drosophila suzukii chromosome X, CBGP_Dsuzu_IsoJpt1.0, whole genome shotgun sequence DNA window GGAGTCCACGAGGTAGCCTGCAATTAGGGTCAAGATTAGGGGAATGTAGAACATGGAGATGGAATTGCAATGCCCACCTGAGATGCCAAAGTCACAGATCTTGACCTGACCGGCCCGATTGATCAGTATGTTCGAGGGCTTGACGTCCCGATGGATGACTTTCAGCTGGGCGTGCAGGTAATGCAGCGCACTGACCACGCTCATAGCAATCTGTGAAATGAACGTAACAGTAGTATAGTAGTGGCGATTCCCAGATAAGATTAGCCCCGCCCCCAATCCTCCCCAGCTGACCTTGCCCAGCACGCTCTCCTCCATGCGCAGATCGTGGCGGAAGACCTTCGGATAGAACTTGTCCAGACTGGTGCTCATCACCTCCATGCAGATCCAGACGTCGCCCTCGCGATACATCGCCCCATAGAAGTGGACCGTGTAGGGGCAATCGCTGGACCTCATCGATATGTCCAGATCCATGACAAGGCGGTGCTGTTCGCGAATATTAACGGTCATGGGTATGCGTTTAACGGCGAGGACCGTATCGGTTTGCCGGTGGCGCATCTTCTCCACAATCCCATAGGCCCCCCGGCCCAGATCGCAGATCTTCTCCAGGCTGTCCGCATCGATGTCGAAGGTCTGATCGCCAATTTGGATGGTGGCCCGCGAATCCAAATTGCGTGGTGGCACTCTGGAAAGGATTAGGGTAGGTAAGTGCCTAAGTACTAGGTCATTCTGGCGGGCACTTTGCCCATAAACTTACATGGCTGGCTCCGGCTCCTTGAGAATGTTGAAGGACAGTCGCGGACGTCGGGACATCTTGGCAATATATCCTATATCCTATACCATATATGTGGGGGTCCTCCTCCTCGACGTTTCTCCGGCGTTCTCCTCGCGGACTCTTCGATTAGGCTAAGTTCTGCAAGACCTGGCGGATCGGACGGTTGGGATGCGGCTATTTTTATCGCATTTGGTCGGGTCGGTGCAGGATCTGGAATCTGGTTCGGATGTGGATATGGATCGGATCGTCTGGCTGCGGCTGTGGCCCGGTATTTGCCAGCCAACCTTTTGCTTTCGCCTTTGCTTTCCTGTCCGCACTTTTCGCACTGTTTGCCGATCGCCTTTTTCGCTTCTCGTTTTTCTCGCTTTTCCACTAGCGCTGGACCACCGTCGATGGCCCTATCGATAGTTTTGCCATCGAAAGCGGCGATAGAATGGCAAGAGCAAGAAATCGAGGagcatttattttgtattaactAATTAATAAggattaatatatatttttaacaggtttttaattgattttatttatcaatTCGAGAGCAAAATCATTATAACCGATGGGTACTTCGAGCCGGTACCTTTGATATCGATAGTTTTCAACTATCGGAAGCTTTGCTGCCaatattttaatttgcttAATTTGGTTATATCAAAGATATTAGGCATGCCGCTCAGAATTAAGCTATTTTTTGTTGGCTTAATTTGGTTATATCAAAGATATTTAGGCATATGTCGCTCTGAaataagatatattttttgctttttatttttaagaaatcagTATTTGTtgtaatttagtttttttttactgtTAGCTTAAAGATAGTTAGCATTATAGAAGCAAGTACACATCTTTGCTTGgatttttaacaaaatatttctaGTATTGGAAAACCTTCtatttttttgtatctagGTAACCTGTTTGCTTAGGCTCGGGTCCAAAACATctaataaataacaattttgaaaatggataattatattatcatttaacataaaatattaaaaatgcatATAATGACGTTGATACCTAGACTACCTTATTTTCggaataaatgaaaatgaaaagtaAGGTAAATATAGTAACTTATTGTGGTACCGACctgcaaaatgtttttaaactACTTATCAAGGTAAAATTGTTATTCACTTGCTAagctaaaataaatattataatagtTGGGAACCTTTTTTTCTTCCCTACATTTATTTATCAAATAAGCGCTTGCTTGACCTTAACGAGCTCAATTGGGAAACTAATCTTGTACATTTTTTCCAATTTCCACACATTTTCTGTACCTATACTCCGTGGTTTCATTCCTGGCTAGAAGCCCAGCGCATCTCTAGTTGTGGTATTTTCTCGGTATTTTCACCACATTCCCTGGCATTAATTAGTGCATTCACAAGAGCAGGTCGCACAGTTGGCGCTGCGGTCACACTGTTTGGATTTGTACACGCGATTTGGCAGCAAAATCGTACAAAACCGAGTGTTAGAATTGTGCCAGTGCTACCGCCGCCCGCGGCCGCAAAACGAAACGATCGCCAGAGGCCGAAGAAACACGCCCCCGAAAGAAAAACAGCCGTGCAAATATCCTCCAAAGGAGGAAAAAAATCGCaagttgttgttgccgtttgcTGCTGaaaaagaaagagagagagcgagCGAGAGAGGGCGCTgcgcgagtgtgtgtgtgtttgagGGTGTCTCTCTCTAACGCACAGTGACtgtgttttccttttttcgattttgtttttgtggcCGCCAAAcgaaagaaataaaaacaataaaagtcCAGCGATCCGTTATTTGTGCAAGTGTGAAAGTTCAGCAgcgagtgtgtgtgcgtgtgtgccgccaaacaacaacaaaaaccgcGCACAACAAAACAATTCACACACACGCACCCTCCCCCGCCAGCgagcgagtgtgtgtgtgagagagagaaagagagggcGAAAGAGAGAAAAATCGAAGAAGTGCTGGCCAAATAAAGCAAAGAagaaaaacacacaaaaataccaaaaccaataatacaaataaataacaagCGAAAATTGGGAAATCCAAGGATAAATCCAGGAACATGTCCACCATTGAGTTCGAGACGATCGGCAGTCGCCTGCAATCCTTGGAGGCGAAGCTGCAGGAGCAGAATGAGTCCCACGGCAAGATCGTCCTTTCCGGTGCGCGCGGCTCTGGCGTTTCCGGTTCCGTTTCCGTTTCGTCTGCCCGCGTTCCGCCCCTGgccacatccacatccgcaTCTGCCGCCCATGGACCGCCCTTGGGCCTGGGTTCCGGTTCCGGTGCCGGGATTAGCATAGCCCAGCGGCCAGCACCTCCAGTTCCTCATGCGACGCCCAGCGCCACCGCCTCGTCctcatccgcatccgcattcGCATCCGCCTCTGCATCCGCATCTGCCTCATCCGCATCCGGAGTTTCGTCGACGGGCGCCTTCGGCGGAACGTACACCCCGCCCACAACCAGAGTGCCGCGAGCCACGCCCTCACTGCCCATGCGTAAGTCCCCAGTCTAGATCCTAACTAGAATAATCTTTGATAGATTTCTGGAGTATTTCTACAAGAACTATCTACAAGTCCTTTAAAAAAGAAGAATACTTAGAAAGGATTGTCTATAAAACTTGGAAATAACGCCAGGAACAAATAAGTCCTTAATATGAACAAATCCCAAATATTAGGGGAATAAATACTAAGGGTTATCTATAACTCCTCTGTGATATTTACACATCCCAAATTGTAGGGGAATAACTTCAAAGGTTTACTTATAGGACCTTCATTCAAATCATATCTAAAATAAACTTTAGGAACAAATAAATcctttataatataatatatccCAAATTTAAGGGGAATACCCACAAGGGCTATCTACAATATTTCTTCCTTTATATTTACACAGCCCAAATTTTATAGGGAAATAAAAAGAAAGGGTTGCTTATGAAATCCAAATCCTATCTAAGTTAACTCTAGtcccaaaaaatatttaatattaataaattatttttttttaaagaggatttttaaaaagttcttCTAAATCTTGTCCTAATTATATAGTTAGACTCAAAAGAGTCTATCCAATAATATCCAATTCAGACCAAATTTTAGACGTTAGACGAATAAATCTATTGCCAAATGAATTTTTGATATTTCAACATTTTAATAAGCCATAAGTCAAAACTCTCCAGATAATTAATAATTTGAGCGAAATAAtggtcaataaatattttcgcGCCAAAAATCCGTTTAtagtaatatatttttgtaaataaaGACAACTCTTTGCTTGTAAacatattattaattttattatttaaccTAATTTCACGATATTTGCATACATAAGAGTTCTTGAAATTCCGTCAATATGTAGAATGGAATAAACTAAGAATAGCTTATGGTACCCTAATCATTTTCCCAATTTCGATAATATTTCCCAGAAAGATCAAAAACTTTCATTTCAACTTTGGACAGGTGAAATCTTTAGTGAGCCCCCCTGACACATGCAGATTGAGTGCTAATATCTTGACCGCAACTGTTGGCATTGCGTTTAGTGGTAATAAAAGAGGGCCGAGAAAAGTCGTGATCCCCAAAAATGGTCACCAAAAATCTATATATACCCCGTAGCGCCAACCGCAAGCCACAAAACCATCTTTTGTCCGCTTTtgtgtaaatattttgttaataaattgTCATTGCCCAATAAGCTGcgagtgtgagtgtgtgtgtgtgtgtttgaatTGTGATAAGAGAAGTGCTCGTTTCTTGGCTTTTGCCTTCGCCATTGAGTATTTGAATTCCGCCAACAAAGGGCAACCGCTATCGATTCCCGACTGCATAACAGCTGCTCATAATCCCCATTTCAAGCCCCTTGGCACGGCCCATCTCCCCCACTTTTCCACCTTTTCCACCTTTTCCACTTTTTCACCGTTCTGTTTTTCCGATTGCATAGATAAGACTGGAAAGGCAGGCGGGCCGGGCCAAGTGCGAAAACCAAAAGCGAACCCAACATGTTTTCGGCCTTTTGTCGGGCCCAAAAAACCTACAGTGGAATTAACAACTGTGCACCGCTACAATTTCCGACTCGATTAGATTAACCATTCCTGGTATATACAATGGTTTCCCTGAACTctaaaaaacttttaatggGTTTTTGAATAATAGAATACATTTCTAGTCGATAAGATTAGTGGTTATAGTTTCCCTGAATTCAAAAAGTGCCAAAATGGCACATCGAAATTAAAACATTGTAATCATTTTTCGAAGAGATTAACAATTTCGttaataagaaaaatatataaaaatattaaggtATTATCAGgctaattattttaattggtAGGTCCAATATTTTAATGGGTCCTTGAACAAAATAAGCCATAAACCAATTTGGTTTTTATATAGTATACGATTATAGTTTAATTctaaaaaccttttaaaacttttaatgTATGTAAATACTCGGAAAAAATATAGAAAGTCATTTGTACTTCCCATTTTTAGAAGATTACAGATTCTACAGTTTTATAATACGACACATAaagaataataaatattttcattttctacattttttaataataataaagtcaACTTGAAATATTCTTCCATTTTAACTTCTcatacaaaacaaaaatcacaaaaaattgaaaaataaataaatcatttaaatatatGTCAAAACATATAggtttttatgattttttaaaatttggttAATAGTTAGTtttgttatttaaaaatagtacaagaaacattaaattgttgTGACGCTGTTTTTAGTAATAAAACTTACCagagatttaaaaaaaacactttttacaaaaaactttcaatagaagttttataataaaaagggttaaaataaaatttttttagaaaatatgaTTCGAAATGTTAAGGACATGTGTAAATACTGCTAATATTTTGACCACAAGTGTATGTGGTCCACCCACCACCGCCCTTTCCCTTTACCCCTCCCTtttatccatacatttatgtCTCGTTTTGCAAATTTTTCTTATTGGATTTTCATCaagtgtttttatttatttatttactttctGCGTGTGTGCGACTCTCTTTTTCTGCTCTCCCCCTCTCTTATTGGTTACTTTTTGGCATTTCCGGAGTAATGTCTTGATATGCCCGTTATTGTTTTTGTTAGTATTTTTTGGGTCTCACATTTCCTCTCCTCCGCCTCTGCCTCCCTCTCTGCACCCTCCCCCTACCCACATTCATCGGCCATTCCGCCGTGTCTCCTCTTTCGCATGTTTACAAATAGCGTTATTTTTTATGACTTGCTGTTGTTGTAGTTGCTAATTGTTGATTTGAATTGCTGCCAGGGAAAAAACTTCgccaacaaaaacaaattcgcTCTCATTCGCTCTTCCTcttcacgcacacacacacacatatgcaCGTACAATGGCACAGTGGGCTAAAATCGTTATTTAATTGCATTCTCATTGTAAATCAATTACAATTGATATTATTACAATCTTTTGATCATTTGAATGGTAAATCCGTTTTTTGTTAATTATTCCCAAGTGAGAATAAAATGAATGGGTCCTTGAAAGTATGCTAAGAAAAAATTGTAgctttaattttaaagttatataaagTACATTTATTTGTGATATCAGAAGTACTGACcccgtttttttttcttgcttTAATATCGATTAAGAATGGTAACTcaatgtaaaattaaaaacaataatgatTGATCCAATTTTCCTAACTAAGATAATTTAAATGGTTTAGTTTTCTTAAGGGAACAATAAGTAAATACAGTTACAATGAAACATGGgtcattttaaataaaacatgGTCTTGGTATGCCATTATTTCCCATTTTATTAAGTTATATAATCTTTggataataaataaaaatatgttagCTGTATTTTAGCGAGGTATAAGATTAGAACTAGATTGACTTATAGGGTATCCCAGTTATTCGaatatgttataaaaatatgttaGCTGTATTTTAGCGAGGTATAAGATTAGAACTAGATTGACTTATAGGGTATCCCAGTTATTCGACAGTATTATCAATTCAACATTGTTCGAGATGATAtaaaatgatcaaaaattaTCTCGACCTGGGCAAATTGATTGTGAAATaatatactaaaaatatatattaaaataaactaTACTTTCATACTAACGATACTAATAACCTGATGTTTTCCATTTCCGTTACAGTCTCAAGCGGTCCCGGTGGCGGATTCAACCGGACGCGACCGGTGATACTTCCGCTGCCCACGCCGCCTCATCCTCCGGTCTCGGAAACGGACAAAAAGCTGAAGATCATCATGGAGCAGACCGGCAAGCTGAACATCAACGGGCGGCAGTATCCAACGGACATCAATGACCTCAAGCACCTGGGCGATCTGGGCAACGGGACCAGCGGCAACGTGGTGAAGATGATGCACCTGTCCAGCAACATGGTCATCGCCGTAAAGCAGATGCGACGCACTGGCAACGCCGAGGAGAACAAGCGCATCCTGATGGATCTGGATGTGGTGCTCAAGTCGCACGACTGCAAGTACATTGTGAAGTGCCTGGGCTGTTTCGTTCGCGATCCGGATGTGTGGATCTGCATGGAGCTGATGTCCATGTGCTTCGACAAGCTGCTGAAGCTCTCCAAGAAGCCGGTGCCGGAACAGATCCTTGGCAAGGTCACAGTGGCGGTAAGTCTTCACAGGAAGAGAACCATTTCCAGAGAACCCACTAAATCCATTTCAAATTTCCTTTTCCAGACGGTCAACGCATTGTCCTATCTGAAGGATAAGCACGGGGTCATCCATCGCGATGTGAAGCCATCGAACATTCTGATCGACGAGCGTGGCAACATAAAGCTCTGTGATTTCGGGATCAGCGGTCGCCTGGTGGACTCCAAGGCCAACACACGATCCGCCGGCTGTGCAGCTTATATGGCGGTAGGTTCATCTGTAGGATCAGGGTTAAAGCAGGGtctaaaaagttttttttttttaaatactatCATTGAATATAACTTTGTAAAGATTtggtataaatatttatagatcAGAGTTTTGTTTTCCATATCAACAAACCCTCAACTCATTTGTTTTTAACTGCAAAGCTTACAACTCATTACATTTCTtagaaaaaatgtatatgCCCGTGTAGATTAATTGATAAATGTAATGACTTatgttgttttttaaaataatgaaCGTGATTCGGAATAAACTAAGCAGGTATTGTGATGGCGAACAGTTTGCCAAGCAAGCAAAATATACGAGATAATTCAAGCGTAAACTCAGCATTCAATCAATAAGTACTACTTATGAAGTAGTgattgtattttataatatgataacattttagttttatttccTAAACGagttgtaaaatatttaaatcatattATTGTAAAAATAACCAATATACTATTGTGTTTTACAGCCGGAGCGCATCGACCCCAAGAAACCAAAGTACGACATTCGCGCCGATGTGTGGTCACTGGGCATAACGCTGGTGGAGCTGGCCACCGCGCGATCCCCGTACGAAGGATGCAACACGGACTTCGAGGTGCTCACCAAGGTGCTGGACTCGGAGCCGCCGTGTTTGCCCTACGGCGAGGGTTTCAACTTTACCCAGCAGTTCCGCGACTTCGTCATCAAGTGGTGGGTGATATTTCTGGGTTACCTTCCACATTTGCATAAGAAACCATTTAACAAGGAATCTTTTTCGCTTGCAGCCTCACAAAGAACCATCAGGACCGACCCAAGTATCCGGAGCTTCTGGCCCAGCCCTTCATTCGGACCTACGAAATAGCCAAAGTAGATGTGCCCAATTGGTTTCAGAGCATCAAGGACAACCGTCTGCGTGCCAACGGCGATTCCACGCTCCAGAGGTGAGCCCATCCGGTGATCTGCGCCAGATCCTCCAGCATTATTCCCACGACCCGTCCGCTATTCCCGGCTGATGGCGATGTGTTGTGCCTGTTGTGGATGTGTGTGAATAGTGGGTGTGTCTGATGACAGTGCGGAGCGCTTTGTATTTTCCCCCATCTTTCCGTTTCCGTTTTCCATTTTCCGTTCTCTGTTCTCTGCTTAATGCGCTTCTCGAGTTCAACAGGTAGGAGAGGAACAAAAAATTGTTGGAAAGCTCCAAGTTTTGAACACCTAACCGTAGGATGGGTTTCCCCAAATACATGTTTTCGCCAGCCAACTAATTTAAACTGCTTgttcccatttttattttccatttcgtATTTGATTTGACTCTTGTTTTACGcctatttttaattttctttggCAAGGCTAATTAACCTAATAAATTTACACTTAGCTTCCTTTTCTATCCTTTCCTTTGGCATGTTtcgcttttttgttttatttaatacacatcaaaaagcaaatgaacaaataaaaaaagtaatatttttggATAATAGCTAGCAATTGGATTCTGATTTGATGTCCTAGAAGACATGCTCTTTCCAAAGcattttatataatacgcTTAAAACATTTGGTTTCAATAAAGCCCTATAAATTATTGATATATTAGATAATATAGCAGAAACAAAATTGTAAAGTTTCTGGAATCCAAAATTgattcaaaatatatttaactttgaGTACTTATATAAACGCGAATTCTTTGGAAAATGCATGTTGACCTTGGCCCTTTAGTAGTCTGCTATCCACGCaactatctgtctatcttctAGCAGCCCTGTACCCACTTAGATCCCTTACTTAGTACAATAAGGAGAAAGCAAAAATGTATTATGAAATAATTATAAAcatcttatatattttttctccttttttgCGTTCAATtgacatttttaatttgagtgtgtgtgtgcgatgtttttattttcctttttcatCTTTTTTATTACCATTTTTTGTAGGTTACCTAATTCCTAATACCATTTCTTAAACAATAATGACAAACAATGAAAGAAAACCAATAAAAAACATAATCtaacaaaagcaaaagcaaacgAAAAAGAAGAAGACAAACTATAAACGAAAACCAAACATTAAAACCTATCGACATaaacttaaaaacaaaacaaaagcaTTCAAGTTAAACTTGCAACCATCAACTCTATATacagatatataaacctaaatatatatttacctATATATAATGATAATGCCAACCAAACATAACTACTCAAAAATACTATATAAAAACTCCTCTcaaataaaagtaaaattcAGTAAGTACGACGAGTTTATTATTCTTATTATTAGCCTTctaattatgtttttatacGTTAAGTGTAACCCGTAATCAATCGTTGTAAACACGCCACATGCTCTGCTAACttttatttaatgtttttaGCCATTCACTTTTGCTGATTCCTTGGTTTCGGTTTAGTTTTTATGCATGTTCTCGTCTTTAAGCTTGGCTTTGGCATTGGttcttgtatttatttaatttatgctTTGTTTATTTACCCATCTAGAAATGCTCATACTCGAGAAAAGGTAATTTGACACTGATAATTTATTATGCTTTATTGATTTTTAAGTTCACTTCATTTTGTTGTCATATCTCATTTGTTCAACTCATTTGTGTGTTTCCTGCTCGATTTTAGTTCCCCTTAACAAAAAGTGAGCTAgcttttctaaaaaatatttaaaagctAGGACTGTATTTTTAGAATTcgtatttgttaatttatatattttattttgataaagAATATATGAAAAAAAGTTTAGAGTCCTAAAATCTAGGGGTATTGAAAAACTAAAATGTTTTGTACTTTAAATGGGTCATCATTAATTTTCTCTATGAAATTGTTTGTTAgttaggtttttttttattaagatACAAGATTTCGTATTAAATATTGATAGAGGCCTTTTTATTGTGGACGTTTTCtcatattttatataattttgattttagGAAACGGTTTTAGGTTAACCAACCTTTACTTCTCTGCAGCCATCTTTCGCTTTCGCTCCTTCTGTGACCTTTAACTGTGTTTTCCACCTGTCGCTTACACACAAGAACACACAACACACACCAAAAACGCATTCATCATTTTGTAAATACAAAAAACACACACTCAGTACACATTACACATTCAAAATGCAATCACAGCTCATCTAAATGTGTTAGATATGTTGCCATTGCGCCGTCAATCTATGTACATGTACCCTATAAACCCCCCAGTTACCGGATACTCCTGTCACTCCCCCAACATCCCAAATATACCCCTTTTATTAccccaaaaaagaaaaaccccCCACCCACACACAGCCCTACTTTCTGCCACTGGCGTACATTTGAGTGTGCTCTCATTATTGGTCATATAGACAACCAGAAATCACATATCTAAAACGTTTCCATCATTAATTTGCAGGGCAACAGCGACTGGCGGTGGAGGCGGTTCTGGTTCAGGATCTCTAGCAGAATCAGGATCCGCAGGTGGAGCTATAAAATATGGTAGGGCGGCGCCGTATGCGGCGCAGAGTCCCACGAATCCGCAGAAGACAATAAAACCCACTCAGATACCGAGTtaccagcagcaacagtcgCAGTATTTCATGCAATCAGCCACACAACTACCTCAAACAacaacaccaacaacaaccacaacacCAACGGCAACGACAAACTGTTTCGGCGGAAGCGGAAGTGGCAGTGGCAGCGGGAACGGAAGAGGAAATGGCAGTGGGAGCGGAAATGGAAgcgggagcagcagcagcgccaGTCCTCTATCGCCACCCAGCGGAGGCGTGGGTGATCTTAACCGGCTTTATCGCAAATCGCCGTTCATGCAGCGCAAACTGAGCAACGGATCACATCATTCGCACTTCAAATGCAACGATGAGAGCCCCAAAAAAGAGTCCATGTTCAGTAGCATCGGTGGGTTTGGATCTATTGTTGATAAACAAGAGATCATGCActatttgtatttgtattttttacgaTACATCATTAGTTTGCTGTTTTTATTCAAAGAAATAGTTTGTATAGTAATATAAAGACCGCAAATCACCAACAAATATTGCTTAGATTAACATAAATTCTGTGTATAACTCGTTAGTTTAAGATTATTCAAAATTCAACTTACTAATCGACCTCTTTTATTGCAACTATAACGTACCTTGTATTTGTCTATGATACCTCATTATGTTGATGTTTTAATTCAAAGAAAATACATTGTATTATAACATAATAACCGCAAATCACCAACAAATTATGATTAGATTATCATAAATTCTCTATTCTCTCTGTTAGTTTCAGATTATTCAAGATTCTTCTTAgtaatatttctttttttattgcaGGTCAATCGATTCTTCGCAATCTGACCACATCGCCCTTCAGCCAAAAGAAACACAATTCAGCAGCAGCGACTGCATTAACAATACCACTGCCGCACAACAACCAAACATTATACACGGATGCTGCAACGGCGACTGCAAAAACACCGCCAAATGTTGCAGCTGCAGCGCCCACGACAACGCCaacagccacgcccacttggCGCCTGCCAGCGGAAAATTCCCAAGCCTACGACAGCTGTGATAGTAGTAGTAATGCGCCAACGACCTTGAACCTGGGCCTCTCCTCCCCCTCGCCCTCGCTGCCGCGCAAGCAGTTCCTCACTGAATCGCCGACCCTGCAACTCGCCAgtcagcaacagcag harbors:
- the hep gene encoding dual specificity mitogen-activated protein kinase kinase hemipterous isoform X6, translating into MSTIEFETIGSRLQSLEAKLQEQNESHGKIVLSGARGSGVSGSVSVSSARVPPLATSTSASAAHGPPLGLGSGSGAGISIAQRPAPPVPHATPSATASSSSASAFASASASASASSASGVSSTGAFGGTYTPPTTRVPRATPSLPMLSSGPGGGFNRTRPVILPLPTPPHPPVSETDKKLKIIMEQTGKLNINGRQYPTDINDLKHLGDLGNGTSGNVVKMMHLSSNMVIAVKQMRRTGNAEENKRILMDLDVVLKSHDCKYIVKCLGCFVRDPDVWICMELMSMCFDKLLKLSKKPVPEQILGKVTVATVNALSYLKDKHGVIHRDVKPSNILIDERGNIKLCDFGISGRLVDSKANTRSAGCAAYMAPERIDPKKPKYDIRADVWSLGITLVELATARSPYEGCNTDFEVLTKVLDSEPPCLPYGEGFNFTQQFRDFVIKCLTKNHQDRPKYPELLAQPFIRTYEIAKVDVPNWFQSIKDNRLRANGDSTLQRNAHTREKGNSDWRWRRFWFRISSRIRIRRWSYKIW
- the hep gene encoding dual specificity mitogen-activated protein kinase kinase hemipterous isoform X1, producing MSTIEFETIGSRLQSLEAKLQEQNESHGKIVLSGARGSGVSGSVSVSSARVPPLATSTSASAAHGPPLGLGSGSGAGISIAQRPAPPVPHATPSATASSSSASAFASASASASASSASGVSSTGAFGGTYTPPTTRVPRATPSLPMLSSGPGGGFNRTRPVILPLPTPPHPPVSETDKKLKIIMEQTGKLNINGRQYPTDINDLKHLGDLGNGTSGNVVKMMHLSSNMVIAVKQMRRTGNAEENKRILMDLDVVLKSHDCKYIVKCLGCFVRDPDVWICMELMSMCFDKLLKLSKKPVPEQILGKVTVATVNALSYLKDKHGVIHRDVKPSNILIDERGNIKLCDFGISGRLVDSKANTRSAGCAAYMAPERIDPKKPKYDIRADVWSLGITLVELATARSPYEGCNTDFEVLTKVLDSEPPCLPYGEGFNFTQQFRDFVIKCLTKNHQDRPKYPELLAQPFIRTYEIAKVDVPNWFQSIKDNRLRANGDSTLQRATATGGGGGSGSGSLAESGSAGGAIKYGRAAPYAAQSPTNPQKTIKPTQIPSYQQQQSQYFMQSATQLPQTTTPTTTTTPTATTNCFGGSGSGSGSGNGRGNGSGSGNGSGSSSSASPLSPPSGGVGDLNRLYRKSPFMQRKLSNGSHHSHFKCNDESPKKESMFSSIGQSILRNLTTSPFSQKKHNSAAATALTIPLPHNNQTLYTDAATATAKTPPNVAAAAPTTTPTATPTWRLPAENSQAYDSCDSSSNAPTTLNLGLSSPSPSLPRKQFLTESPTLQLASQQQQQQLQQQPQRLQPGNQSPIVLQRFYHQQNQLREKEAAERYQQQRQQPPVGVTSTNPFHSNYVPPPPSTHSTSSQSSTQSTCSQIAVNPPASLSPSPGSGNGTIAGLGIGSGSGTGSGSGAAGHFGAGGSGEQLQYQPLPVAAEATVVTSPTLLPRSPEQQSDYGGGSSMVASKLSKLYARRQLLGQSSSSGASSSSLDGCSREQHDAGWFNTLAGAMKRQFATYVKTQLNSTATSPVAASMDRDRDQEPGHPQPPAYRSIVNNGSGGKSYYYRTLSAASSSSNTSQSTSPTTEPLPGGGTSSFLRRYASSGPAMGCGGGSISTPPSPHILAGLDRRHRSPDPPPRYNRGQSPLLLRKNLLELSGQPPGSPLLHRRYVSASPPLPPPRRGSESVPGSPQHFRTRIHYTPEPQRRIYRTIDQ
- the hep gene encoding dual specificity mitogen-activated protein kinase kinase hemipterous isoform X2 — translated: MSTIEFETIGSRLQSLEAKLQEQNESHGKIVLSGARGSGVSGSVSVSSARVPPLATSTSASAAHGPPLGLGSGSGAGISIAQRPAPPVPHATPSATASSSSASAFASASASASASSASGVSSTGAFGGTYTPPTTRVPRATPSLPMLSSGPGGGFNRTRPVILPLPTPPHPPVSETDKKLKIIMEQTGKLNINGRQYPTDINDLKHLGDLGNGTSGNVVKMMHLSSNMVIAVKQMRRTGNAEENKRILMDLDVVLKSHDCKYIVKCLGCFVRDPDVWICMELMSMCFDKLLKLSKKPVPEQILGKVTVATVNALSYLKDKHGVIHRDVKPSNILIDERGNIKLCDFGISGRLVDSKANTRSAGCAAYMAPERIDPKKPKYDIRADVWSLGITLVELATARSPYEGCNTDFEVLTKVLDSEPPCLPYGEGFNFTQQFRDFVIKCLTKNHQDRPKYPELLAQPFIRTYEIAKVDVPNWFQSIKDNRLRANGDSTLQRATATGGGGGSGSGSLAESGSAGGAIKYGRAAPYAAQSPTNPQKTIKPTQIPSYQQQQSQYFMQSATQLPQTTTPTTTTTPTATTNCFGGSGSGSGSGNGRGNGSGSGNGSGSSSSASPLSPPSGGVGDLNRLYRKSPFMQRKLSNGSHHSHFKCNDESPKKESMFSSIGQSILRNLTTSPFSQKKHNSAAATALTIPLPHNNQTLYTDAATATAKTPPNVAAAAPTTTPTATPTWRLPAENSQAYDSCDSSSNAPTTLNLGLSSPSPSLPRKQFLTESPTLQLASQQQQQQLQQQPQRLQPGNQSPIVLQRFYHQQNQLREKEAAERYQQQRQQPPVGVTSTNPFHSNYVPPPPSTHSTSSQSSTQSTCSQIAVNPPASLSPSPGSGNGTIAGLGIGSGSGTGSGSGAAGHFGAGGSGEQLQYQPLPVAAEATVVTSPTLLPRSPEQQSDYGGGSSMVASKLSKLYARRQLLGQSSSSGASSSSLDGCSREQHDAATSPVAASMDRDRDQEPGHPQPPAYRSIVNNGSGGKSYYYRTLSAASSSSNTSQSTSPTTEPLPGGGTSSFLRRYASSGPAMGCGGGSISTPPSPHILAGLDRRHRSPDPPPRYNRGQSPLLLRKNLLELSGQPPGSPLLHRRYVSASPPLPPPRRGSESVPGSPQHFRTRIHYTPEPQRRIYRTIDQ